One genomic window of Dama dama isolate Ldn47 chromosome 7, ASM3311817v1, whole genome shotgun sequence includes the following:
- the LOC133059329 gene encoding N-acetyllactosaminide beta-1,6-N-acetylglucosaminyl-transferase-like has product MRLKMFEFVVGLMAVSITLWFLYTDHFNLPKHLLVGKIANPSVLAEVCDMAVAGKKILGGNIPMTPPKDITCQRYLTRNHYIMKPLSKEEAEFPLAYVMVIHKDLDTFQRLFRAVYMPQNVYCVHVDEKATAEFKDAVQRLLSCFPNAFLASKMESVVYAGISRLQADLNCLQDLINSEVPWKYTINTCGQDFPLKTNREIIQYLKGFKGKNITPGVLPPPHIIRRTKYRHLEQGYGLFSFMLCTWIRKMPPPHNLTIYFGSAYVALTREFVNFVLRDQRAVDLLEWSRDTYSPDEHFWVTLNRIPGMWDLIPFYIKSHMPRGDYYSH; this is encoded by the coding sequence ATGAGGCTGAAGATGTTCGAGTTTGTTGTAGGGCTTATGGCCGTGTCCATAACTCTTTGGTTCCTGTATACAGACCATTTCAACCTGCCGAAACACCTGCTCGTGGGGAAAATCGCAAACCCCTCGGTGCTTGCAGAGGTCTGTGACATGGCTGTAGCAGGGAAGAAGATCTTGGGTGGAAATATACCAATGACGCCACCGAAAGACATAACTTGCCAACGATACCTGACCCGGAATCACTACATAATGAAACCTCTGTCCAAAGAAGAAGCTGAGTTCCCTTTGGCATATGTCATGGTCATCCACAAGGACTTGGATACATTCCAGAGGCTCTTCAGGGCTGTCTACATGCCTCAGAACGTCTACTGTGTTCACGTAGACGAGAAAGCGACTGCTGAATTTAAAGATGCGGTGCAGCGATTACTGAGCTGCTTCCCAAATGCCTTCCTGGCTTCCAAGATGGAGTCTGTGGTCTACGCAGGAATTTCCAGGCTCCAGGCTGACCTGAACTGCCTGCAAGACCTCATAAACTCGGAGGTCCCATGGAAATACACCATCAACACCTGCGGGCAAGATTTCCCCCTGAAAACCAATCGGGAGATCATCCAGTATCTCAAAGGATTTAAAGGGAAAAACATCACCCCCGGGGTGCTGCCTCCTCCTCACATTATCAGAAGGACCAAATACAGGCACTTGGAGCAGGGATACGGTTTGTTTTCCTTTATGCTGTGTACTTGGATAAGAAAAATGCCACCTCCCCATAATCTCACCATTTACTTTGGTTCCGCCTACGTAGCGCTTACAAGAgaatttgttaattttgttctcCGAGACCAGAGGGCTGTTGACTTACTTGAGTGGTCGAGGGACACCTACTCCCCTGATGAGCATTTCTGGGTAACACTGAACAGGATTCCAGGTATGT